In Ancylothrix sp. D3o, the following proteins share a genomic window:
- a CDS encoding MFS transporter, with amino-acid sequence MNFLTGLQPNQRKNLLVLFAAGLLFWVSMASLLPTLPLYIEHIGASKQEIGIVMGAFAIGLLPSRAWLGPMADRRGRKIVLIIGPIVGTIAALGYLLLKTVPALFFLRAFHGISIAAFTTAYSALVTDISPPEKRGELLGYMSLVQPIGVALGPALGGLFLQPTENYFALFLMAAGVGFLAFLACIPIQEPPKETENLTPPKTAQTKQFWQILWSPAVRIPAFVMLMTGFVFGVLHTFIPLYLKESGANLNAGLFYTAAAIASFSIRLLIGRASDRYGRGIFITASLICYIIAMLTLWRATTGPEFLIAAVLEGSASGTIFPMVIALMSDRCLPHQRGQFFSLSVGGLDFGMVMAGPIMGFIAEYTGYRHLFGIAAGLSLVGLVAFATLSSKNIPSSLRFAMGRTKDIYALGKE; translated from the coding sequence TTGAACTTTCTCACCGGCCTTCAACCAAACCAACGCAAAAACCTATTAGTATTATTTGCTGCTGGCCTATTATTTTGGGTCAGTATGGCCTCCTTATTACCCACCTTACCCCTCTATATCGAACACATCGGCGCGAGTAAACAAGAAATAGGCATCGTCATGGGAGCCTTTGCCATCGGACTTTTACCCTCCCGCGCTTGGTTAGGGCCAATGGCAGACCGGCGGGGGCGCAAAATTGTATTAATCATCGGCCCTATTGTCGGAACGATAGCAGCCTTGGGTTACTTATTATTAAAAACCGTCCCCGCCCTGTTTTTTCTGCGAGCCTTTCATGGCATTAGCATTGCTGCTTTCACCACCGCCTACAGCGCCCTCGTCACTGACATTTCTCCACCAGAAAAACGCGGCGAATTACTTGGTTATATGAGTTTAGTTCAACCGATAGGAGTTGCCTTGGGGCCGGCCCTCGGTGGATTGTTTCTGCAACCCACAGAAAATTATTTTGCCTTATTTCTGATGGCAGCCGGTGTAGGATTTTTAGCTTTTCTTGCTTGTATTCCTATCCAAGAACCGCCCAAAGAAACAGAAAATCTCACCCCTCCAAAAACCGCCCAAACAAAGCAATTCTGGCAGATATTATGGAGTCCGGCGGTGAGGATACCGGCATTTGTAATGTTAATGACCGGCTTTGTTTTTGGAGTCCTCCACACCTTCATTCCCCTCTACCTCAAAGAAAGCGGTGCCAACTTAAACGCCGGCCTCTTTTACACAGCCGCCGCCATTGCCAGCTTTAGCATTCGCCTCCTCATTGGGCGAGCCTCCGACCGCTACGGACGAGGCATTTTCATCACCGCCAGCCTGATCTGCTACATTATCGCCATGCTAACTTTGTGGAGAGCCACCACCGGCCCAGAATTTTTAATCGCCGCAGTCCTTGAAGGTTCAGCCTCCGGTACAATATTTCCGATGGTGATTGCTTTAATGTCAGATCGCTGCTTACCTCACCAACGAGGCCAGTTTTTCTCCTTATCGGTAGGTGGCTTAGACTTTGGGATGGTGATGGCCGGCCCGATAATGGGATTTATTGCCGAATACACTGGCTATAGACATTTATTTGGCATTGCTGCCGGTTTGTCTTTGGTTGGCTTGGTTGCTTTCGCGACGCTCTCCAGTAAAAATATCCCCTCCTCCTTGCGTTTTGCGATGGGGCGAACTAAAGATATTTATGCTTTGGGTAAGGAGTAA
- a CDS encoding adenylate kinase, with protein MRLIILGGPGAGKGTQAQKLCQQLNIPLIGTGDILRQAIIAQTELGQQAQPFVEKGELVPDPTMIEFIRARLLLADAAAGWLLDGYPRTAFQAEELDFLLDDLGQRLNWAIWLEVPEPVLMSRSLARKRPDDQPEIVQRRIDLFYQCTIPIMEYYERRNRLLKINATQPLEKVQQELLEKLHS; from the coding sequence GTGAGATTAATAATTTTAGGAGGGCCAGGAGCAGGCAAAGGAACACAAGCACAAAAACTTTGCCAGCAGCTAAATATTCCTTTGATAGGCACCGGCGATATTTTGCGACAAGCGATTATTGCTCAAACTGAACTAGGCCAACAAGCCCAGCCTTTTGTGGAAAAAGGCGAACTTGTTCCCGACCCGACCATGATAGAGTTTATTCGAGCGCGGCTTTTGTTAGCAGATGCCGCTGCTGGTTGGCTGCTTGATGGTTATCCCCGTACCGCTTTTCAAGCAGAAGAGCTAGACTTTTTATTAGATGATTTGGGGCAAAGGCTCAACTGGGCCATCTGGTTAGAAGTTCCCGAACCTGTTTTAATGAGCCGGTCGCTTGCTCGTAAACGTCCTGATGATCAGCCAGAAATTGTCCAGCGGCGTATTGATTTGTTTTATCAATGCACGATTCCGATCATGGAATACTACGAACGCCGCAACCGCCTCTTGAAAATTAATGCGACTCAACCGCTTGAAAAAGTACAGCAAGAACTGCTGGAAAAGCTACACTCATAA
- the rph gene encoding ribonuclease PH, protein MSFQRPDGRGGDQMRPISFERNFTKFSAGSVLAKCGDTVVLCSVTIQAGVPKFLENTGKGWLTAEYRMLPGATPQRQNRELMQLSGRTQEIQRLIGRSLRACLDLKLLGERTIIVDADVLQADAGTRTTSITGGFVAVADALQKLIDKGDLKETPILHQVAAVSVGLLKGEPILDLNYPEDVAADVDFNVVMNDQLGIIELQGTAEEGSFTRTQMNQMMDFAEKGIRELLIAQREALQVFKS, encoded by the coding sequence ATGTCTTTCCAACGTCCTGATGGTCGCGGCGGCGATCAAATGCGTCCGATTAGTTTTGAGCGAAATTTTACCAAGTTTTCCGCCGGCTCTGTGTTGGCAAAATGCGGTGATACGGTGGTGCTTTGTAGTGTTACAATACAGGCCGGTGTGCCAAAATTTTTGGAAAACACCGGCAAAGGTTGGCTCACGGCAGAATATCGAATGTTACCTGGCGCCACGCCGCAACGCCAAAATCGAGAACTAATGCAGCTATCGGGAAGAACTCAAGAAATACAGCGTTTAATTGGTCGTAGTTTGCGGGCTTGTTTGGATTTAAAATTATTAGGAGAACGCACGATTATTGTAGATGCTGATGTTTTACAAGCAGATGCGGGTACTCGTACTACTTCTATCACCGGCGGTTTTGTTGCGGTTGCAGATGCTTTGCAAAAATTGATTGATAAAGGCGATTTAAAAGAAACTCCCATTCTTCATCAAGTTGCGGCGGTGTCGGTGGGATTATTAAAAGGTGAACCCATTCTTGATTTAAACTATCCCGAAGATGTGGCGGCGGATGTTGATTTTAATGTGGTGATGAATGACCAATTGGGAATTATTGAACTACAAGGAACGGCTGAGGAAGGAAGTTTTACCCGCACTCAAATGAATCAAATGATGGATTTTGCTGAGAAAGGAATTAGAGAATTATTAATAGCACAGCGGGAAGCTTTACAGGTTTTCAAATCCTGA
- a CDS encoding DUF29 domain-containing protein, with translation MLRFGWANENQMATIAYDTISINNKKQFAMRTKQDWEWLAAGSEYLTAVEVQQLLQEGKIMEASQGLYELIEIMGKSKKLAYRSQLIRLMAHVIKWKCQPQQRSTSWAITISSARNEIEDIQEEVPSLNRNYAESVWDKCFQRALKEAEMEMGKKCELISLTWEEVFEEEYSLLKD, from the coding sequence ATGCTTAGGTTCGGTTGGGCAAACGAAAACCAAATGGCCACGATTGCTTATGATACTATTAGCATAAATAATAAAAAGCAATTTGCCATGCGAACAAAACAAGATTGGGAATGGTTAGCCGCCGGCTCAGAATATTTAACTGCGGTGGAAGTTCAGCAGCTTTTACAAGAGGGAAAAATTATGGAAGCAAGCCAAGGTCTTTACGAATTAATTGAAATTATGGGAAAATCTAAAAAACTAGCTTACAGAAGCCAGTTAATTCGCCTCATGGCTCATGTTATTAAATGGAAATGTCAGCCACAACAGCGATCTACGAGTTGGGCAATAACAATTTCATCGGCTCGAAATGAAATAGAAGATATCCAAGAGGAAGTGCCTAGTTTGAATCGAAATTATGCTGAGTCTGTCTGGGATAAATGTTTTCAAAGGGCGCTCAAAGAAGCGGAAATGGAAATGGGTAAAAAATGTGAGTTAATTTCTCTAACTTGGGAAGAAGTCTTTGAGGAGGAATACAGTTTATTAAAAGATTAG
- the bchB gene encoding ferredoxin:protochlorophyllide reductase (ATP-dependent) subunit B: MKLAYWMYAGPAHIGTLRVASSFKNVHAIMHAPLGDDYFNVMRSMLERERDFTPVTTSIVDRHVLARGSQERVVDNITRKDKEEHPDLIVLTPTCTSSILQEDLQNFVERAQIESKGDVLLADVNHYRVNELQAADRTLHQIVQYYIEKARKKGNLPEGKTEKPSVNIIGISTLGFHNHHDCTELKRLMADLGIEINEIIPEGACVHNLKNLPKAWFNLVPYRELGLMTARYLEQEFGTPFVDITPMGVVETARCLRKIQQVLNEQGAEVDYEEFINEQTLHVSQAAWFSRSIDCQNLTGKKAVVFGDATHAVAMTKILAREMGIHVVCAGTYCKYDAEWFREQVSEYCDEVLISEDNAEIGNMIARIEPSAIFGTQMERHVGKRLDIPCGVIAAPVHIQNFPIGYKPFLGYEGTNQITDLVYNSFTLGMEDHLLEIFGGHDTKEVITKGVSEASDLNWTKEAQTELNKIPGFVRGKIKRNTEKFARERNINQITIEVMYAAKEAVGA, translated from the coding sequence ATGAAATTAGCTTACTGGATGTATGCCGGGCCCGCACACATTGGCACTCTCCGCGTTGCCAGTTCTTTTAAAAACGTTCATGCAATTATGCACGCCCCATTAGGGGATGATTATTTCAACGTCATGCGCTCAATGTTGGAACGCGAACGCGATTTTACGCCGGTGACTACCAGTATTGTTGACCGGCACGTTTTAGCACGCGGTTCGCAAGAGCGAGTTGTCGATAATATCACCCGCAAAGACAAAGAAGAACACCCTGATTTAATTGTTTTGACTCCCACTTGCACTTCAAGTATTTTACAAGAAGATTTGCAGAATTTTGTGGAACGCGCTCAAATTGAATCAAAGGGCGATGTTTTATTGGCAGATGTGAATCACTATCGAGTAAATGAATTGCAAGCTGCTGACCGCACCCTGCATCAAATTGTGCAATATTACATCGAAAAAGCCCGGAAAAAAGGCAATCTTCCTGAAGGAAAAACCGAAAAGCCTTCGGTGAATATTATCGGAATTTCGACGCTTGGTTTCCACAATCACCATGACTGCACTGAGTTAAAACGGTTAATGGCAGATTTGGGAATTGAAATTAACGAAATTATCCCAGAAGGTGCTTGTGTTCACAACTTGAAAAACTTGCCGAAAGCGTGGTTTAATTTGGTTCCTTATCGGGAATTGGGGTTAATGACGGCGCGTTATTTAGAGCAAGAATTTGGCACACCTTTTGTGGATATTACGCCGATGGGTGTGGTAGAAACGGCGCGTTGCCTTCGCAAAATTCAGCAGGTTTTGAATGAGCAAGGTGCTGAGGTTGATTATGAAGAGTTTATTAATGAGCAAACTTTGCACGTTTCCCAAGCGGCTTGGTTTTCTCGGTCTATTGATTGTCAAAATTTAACCGGCAAAAAAGCAGTGGTATTTGGCGATGCTACTCATGCGGTGGCGATGACAAAAATTTTGGCACGGGAAATGGGAATTCATGTGGTATGCGCCGGCACTTATTGCAAGTATGATGCTGAGTGGTTCCGCGAACAAGTAAGCGAATATTGCGATGAAGTTTTAATCAGTGAGGATAATGCCGAAATTGGTAATATGATTGCGAGAATTGAGCCTTCGGCAATTTTTGGAACCCAAATGGAACGCCATGTTGGCAAGCGTTTAGATATTCCTTGTGGGGTGATTGCGGCGCCGGTTCACATTCAAAATTTCCCGATTGGATATAAGCCATTTTTGGGTTATGAAGGAACAAATCAAATTACGGATTTGGTTTATAATTCGTTTACTTTGGGAATGGAAGATCATTTGCTGGAAATTTTCGGTGGTCACGATACAAAAGAAGTGATTACAAAGGGAGTTTCCGAAGCTTCTGATTTGAATTGGACGAAAGAAGCGCAGACAGAGTTAAATAAAATTCCGGGGTTTGTGCGGGGCAAAATTAAGCGGAATACAGAGAAGTTTGCGCGGGAACGAAATATCAATCAAATTACGATTGAGGTGATGTACGCGGCGAAAGAAGCCGTCGGTGCGTAA